In Ruficoccus amylovorans, one genomic interval encodes:
- a CDS encoding tyrosine-type recombinase/integrase → TTHLDRALKHEKELKQGIALQEQGLPVPSHLFGAPTRKILDLVADYERSHTAKRLRQKHIHDTVTRIKTLAEVCNWEDLGDITPTGFEQWRGQVPVCERTGRELSAKTINEYLLSMRAFLNWLKKQGIIERDPLEYVEKCETRGNETKNRREWTDDELETFMRYGKPPHRADYRIGIWLLHWTGLRKNELQNPRWGDVFIDDGKAQAIIRAKYSKGRTSEQIPLMPKVVAQLHSMRPKKWKPEDKVLPFRLPGSEQFRVDQERAGLVYKNEFGDHDFHSLRYSHGHWLAVRGVPLLVIQAILRHKDPSTTARHYMNIAKLAANKTLEEVYASEGCTPNCTPFDGQEGLSRSQNVTKSGKLEVLQIAVGDALSRALAPFVTQGLNPVSGCPSVALFGKLKIFSAISEGRKAVN, encoded by the coding sequence ACCACCCATCTTGATCGCGCCCTCAAGCACGAGAAGGAACTCAAACAGGGGATTGCCCTGCAAGAGCAAGGCCTGCCGGTCCCTTCGCACCTCTTTGGCGCACCTACGCGGAAAATCCTCGATCTGGTAGCCGACTACGAACGGTCACACACAGCCAAGCGGTTACGGCAAAAGCACATCCACGACACGGTGACGCGCATCAAGACGCTGGCCGAAGTCTGCAACTGGGAAGACCTGGGCGACATTACGCCAACTGGCTTCGAACAGTGGCGCGGGCAAGTGCCGGTTTGCGAGCGGACAGGCCGGGAGCTTTCAGCCAAGACGATCAACGAGTACCTGCTGAGCATGCGGGCCTTTCTCAACTGGCTGAAAAAGCAGGGGATCATTGAGCGCGATCCGCTGGAGTACGTCGAGAAGTGCGAGACGCGGGGCAATGAGACCAAGAACCGCCGCGAGTGGACGGATGACGAGCTTGAAACGTTCATGCGCTACGGGAAGCCACCCCATCGGGCAGACTATCGCATCGGAATATGGCTGCTGCACTGGACCGGCTTGCGCAAAAACGAGCTGCAAAACCCGCGTTGGGGTGACGTGTTCATCGATGACGGGAAGGCACAAGCCATCATCCGCGCCAAGTACTCAAAAGGCCGAACCAGCGAGCAAATCCCCCTTATGCCTAAGGTTGTGGCTCAATTGCACTCCATGCGGCCGAAGAAATGGAAGCCGGAGGACAAGGTTTTGCCGTTCCGGCTGCCCGGCTCCGAACAGTTTCGCGTCGATCAGGAACGCGCCGGATTGGTGTACAAAAATGAGTTCGGGGACCACGATTTCCACTCCCTGCGCTACTCACACGGCCACTGGCTAGCTGTGCGTGGCGTTCCTTTGCTCGTTATTCAGGCCATCCTACGACACAAAGATCCTTCGACCACAGCCCGGCACTATATGAACATCGCCAAGCTGGCGGCTAACAAGACGCTGGAGGAAGTTTATGCCTCAGAGGGGTGCACTCCAAATTGCACTCCATTCGACGGCCAAGAAGGGCTTTCACGGTCACAAAACGTCACAAAATCGGGCAAACTTGAAGTTTTGCAAATTGCTGTTGGTGACGCGCTTAGTCGCGCTTTGGCCCCCTTTGTCACACAGGGTCTCAACCCTGTAAGTGGCTGCCCAAGCGTGGCACTCTTCGGAAAGTTGAAGATTTTCTCCGCAATCTCCGAAGGTCGAAAAGCTGTTAACTAA